A single genomic interval of Xyrauchen texanus isolate HMW12.3.18 chromosome 8, RBS_HiC_50CHRs, whole genome shotgun sequence harbors:
- the LOC127648000 gene encoding peripheral myelin protein 22-like — protein MLAILFGTVVLHLTDLIILFISTCANAWRTHGDTSYELWYDCTHTNGGYRCKGTSDADWLQAVQALMILATIFCLISFIFFLCQLFTLVKGGRFFITAAFQVLASLFVISGAIIYTVMGPEWKNESESYGYAFVLAWLAFPLTLISSLIYIILRKKE, from the exons ATGCTGGCCATTCTGTTTGGAACGGTAGTCTTGCATCTGACCGATCTTATTATTCTCTTCATTTCAACATGTGCAAAT gcctgGAGAACACATGGAGACACAAGTTATGAACTCTGGTATGACTGCACACATACCAATGGAGGCTATCGATGCAAAGGGACTTCTGATGCTG ATTGGCTGCAAGCAGTGCAGGCTCTCATGATCCTTGCCACCATCTTCTGCCTCATCTCCTTCATCTTCTTCCTCTGCCAACTCTTCACCCTTGTAAAGGGAGGTCGCTTCTTTATCACGGCTGCCTTCCAGGTCCTCGCCA GTCTGTTTGTGATAAGCGGAGCCATCATCTACACAGTGATGGGTCCAGAGtggaaaaatgaaagtgaaagttatgGATACGCCTTCGTGCTGGCTTGGCTGGCCTTTCCTCTGACACTCATCAGCAGCTTAATTTACATTATCCTGAGGAAGAAAGAATAA